A window of Streptomyces sp. Je 1-332 genomic DNA:
AGATGTACGCGGGGGAGCAGCGGACGGAGGGTGGCGCGCCGTTGCCGCACCCCGCTGCCTGCCGCCCGGCGGCCACCGCAGCGGCCGCTGGTGTGCACATCCTCACGGCGCTCGCCGGGATCCGGCCCGACGCCCCGTCGGGCACGGTCACGCTGCGCCCCGTCCGCAGCGCACCCCTGGGGGAGCTGGAGCTGGCGGCGCTGCGTGTCGCGGGCGCCCCGTTCTCCGTGCGCGTCAGCAGGCTCGGCCTCGCCATGGTCGAGGAGGCGGCCGAGGGACTGCAGCTGGGAGTGTGACTGACGGGGGAGGCGCGTAGGGGAGGTGCGTACGTAGAAAGGCCACGTAGGGAGACCACGGAGGGGGAGGCCCGCGGAGGAGGGGCGTACGGAGGGAGGGCCTGTGGTGGGTGCGGCTCGGCTGCGGTGGGCGTGGCCGAGCGCGACCCCGGCGTGGCTTGAAGATGGCGTGAGGGCCGGGTAATCCGACCGGTATCGGATGCCGGAGGAGCTGTTTATCGTCAGGCAGACGACTATGATCGCGGCATGTCGCCCTACGACCCGTCGGCCTTCCCGCCCTTCGCTGTCACCGTCGATCTGGTCGTGTTGACCGTGCGTCGCCACGCGCTCTGCGCACTCGCCGTACGCAGGGGCGAGTCGCCGTTCCAGGGGCGTTGGGCGCTGCCCGGTGGATTCGTGCGTGACGACGAGGACTTGTCGGCGGCGGCTGCACGGGAGCTGGTCGAGGAGACAGGGCTGTGCGCCCACGATGCGGCCTCCCCGGCCCAGGCGAACGGCGCGCACCTTGAGCAGCTCGCCACGTACGGCGATCCCAAGCGCGATCCGCGGATGCGGGTCGTCAGCGTCGCCCATCTCGCGCTCGCCCCCGACCTCCCCGCGCCGCGGGCCGGCGGTGACGCGAACAGCGCGCGCTGGGCGCCGATCGAGGCGCTGCTCAACCAAGGCGGTTACGGCCGGGAGGGCGAACAGGCGGCGCCGCTCGCCTTCGACCACGCGCAGATCCTGGCGGACGGTGTGGAGCGCGCCCGCTCGAAGATCGAGTACTCCTCGCTGGCGACGGCCTTCTGCCCGCCGGAGTTCACCGTCGGCGAGCTGCGCCGCGTGTATGAGGCCGTATGGGGCGTCGTGCTCGACCCGCGCAACTTCCACCGCAAGGTGACCGGTACGCCGGGCTTCCTCGTCCCTACCGGCGGCACCACAACCCGCCAGGGCGGCCGCCCGGCCCAGCTCTTCCGTGCGGGCGGTGCGACGCTGCTCAACCCGCCCATGCTGCGCCCCGAGGTCTGAGGCCCGCGCGCCACGGGCCGCGGCGCCCACACCCTCCCGCCCGTCGCCTTCAGCCGGGCGCCGTCCACCTGTTGTCTGTCGGCCTGAGTGTTCGATGGACACCCGCGACCCACGCCCTGACCGAAATGCCGGTTATATCGCGTTATCTTGCTGAAGTACCCACGGGGTTCGTCCGTCCCCGACCCGGCGGACGAACCCTGGCCGCCGAGCGGTCGCACATCCTGCGAGAGAAGCGATGATCCAGGCCATCGGACTGACAAGCAATCCCCGCCAGGAGTTGCCGCCCGCCGTCGACGACGTGTCCTTCGAGGCGCGAACAGGCCGTGTCACGGCACTGCTCGGCGCACAGGGCGCCGGCAAGACGACGGCGCTCAGGCTCATGCTCGAAATCCAACAGGGCCGAGGAGTCACCTACTTCAGAGGGCGTCCGCTGCACCGCATCACCCATCCGTCACGCGAGGTGGGTGTCCTTCTGGGTGAGGTCCCGGGCCACCCCGGCCGCACGGTCCGCGGCCAGCTGCGCATGCTGTGCGCGGCCGCCGGTGTGCCCGTCCAGCGCGCCGACGACGTACTCGAAGTCGTCGGGCTCGTCAGCCTTCGGGATCAGCGTCTTGGCACGCTCTCGCGGGGCATGGACCGCCGTCTCGGCCTGGCTTGCGCGCTGCTCGCCGACCCGCACACACTCGTCCTGGACGCGCCCGCCGACGGGCTCTCGGCCCGGGAGGCCGGCTGGCTGCACGGGATTTTGCGCGCGCACGCCGCCCAGGGCGGGACCGTCCTGTTCTCCACGGCCGATCCCAAGGAGGCCGCGCGGACCGCCGACCGCGTCGTCACGCTGGACGAGGGCCGGCTGGTGGCCGACCAGGAAGCCGGGGACTTCGCTCGCACCCGGCTGCGCCCCCGGGTCGCGGTGCGCAGTCCGCACGCGGCTCGGCTCGGGGTGCTGCTGTCCAAGGAGGCCAGGGCCGGCCAGCGCTCCATCGAGGTCGTGCAGGAGGACGGTAACCGGCTCTCGGTGTACGGAAGCAACTGTGCCGACATCGGAGAGACGGCCTTCCGCCACGGGATCCTCGTGCATCAACTCGCCGACGAGATCGGTGATGCGGGGCCTGCGGCTGAGCCTGCCGCGCCGGGCAACGAGCCCGATCCCGAGCCCGCACGCATCCCCGAGCCCGCGCCCGCCCCCGAGCCCGCGCCCACCCCGGAACCAACCGCCGAAGCAGGAATCGAAGCCTCCGACACGGCGACGGCAGAGGCAGAGGTGGAGGCGCCAGCCGACACACACGGCAACGCCGAGACATCAACCGACATCGACGCCGAAACTTCAACCGAGACCGAGACCGAGACCGAGACCGAGACCGAGACCGAGACCGAGGCCACCCCCGCGCCCAAAAACGCAGCCAAGGACCTCGTACCTCTAACCCCCCTCGCCCCCACGGTCCCGGCAGCCGTCTCTCTCACCGCCCTCACCACTGCCCCCGCCCCCACCACCGCCCGCCTCCAGCAGGCCCCGGTGCCGCCGTCCCCCCTGCCGCCCCCCATCTCGGTCCGACATGCCCGTAGCCCCCTGCGCCCTCTGCGCTACGAGCTGCGCCGTGCCGCCGGTGTCAGCACCGGCTACCTCACCACGGCCGTAGTGCTCGCCGTCTCCGCCGTTCTCTGTGTCTTCCTCGCCAGAAGTGGGCACACCGCACAGCCTCACCTGCTGGCCGCCTGGCCCCAGGAACTCCCCCTGCCGCCCGCGGCGCTTGGCGCCGGACTGCTCGGCGCTCTCGCCTTCGGTGAGGAATTCCGTCACCCCGCCCTGGCCGCCGACCGGGGCACCGTCCCCCGCCGCTTGGGGCTGCTCAGCGCCAAGTTGATCGTCTCGGCCGCCACCGCTCTCCTGCTGAGCCTGCTTGTCCTCGTCTCCGACGCCGCGCTCCTCCACCTGGTATACGGCGAGGAGATCGCGAAAGTTCCCGCCGACTGGGCTTCACTCGGCGCGAGTTGGGTCGCGCTGGTGGCGGGTTGCGCCTGGGCGGGGGTGCTCGCCGGCGGAGTCTTCCGGTCCACCACGGCCGGCCTGGCCGCGGTTCTCGCGGTGCCCATCGTCGTCGTACCACTCGTACAGAAGGCCTTGGAGGGACCGTCTGTGCGATCGGCGGCCGGGCTCCCCGGGAGGCTGCGCGACCTCGCGATGGTGCAGTGGCCGTTCGGTGTCGAGCGATATCTGGCCGGCGGCGTCCGGATGGTCGCCCAACCTGTGGGCAGCGCACTGATGTTGTCGCTGACCACGCTGCTCTGCGCATATCTGCTCACAGGGATGCGGAACAGGGTCCGATAGCGACTGTCCTTCGCTTCCGTTTCCGTGCTGCGCACAACTCCCCGGAGAACGCCCATTTCTTTCCGATAAGGCGTCAATTGCGGCGGGGTAAGCGATCACCCTTTCGTGTGCTTTTCACCAAAGACCTCAAGGGACTTGGGGGCCACGCCGACAAAGGTTCCGTGAGTACCCTTGCGCACACCATGATGACCGCCGCCCGCTCCGCAGACTCCGGCCTGGCCGGCCCGGGCGATCTCGACCGCTACCCCTACGCCGAGGCCCCGGGTGCCGACCGCGTCGTCGCGCCCTCGTGGGACAGCGCCGACCAGGACCTCGGCCGCGTCGGACGACGCACCGCCGGCAGCCGCGGCCGTGGGCTGCACGGCCAACTCGTCCAGCAACTCGGCCAGATGATCGTCTCCGGCGACCTGGGAGCCGACCGCCCGCTGGTCCCCGAGGAGATCGGCCAGCGTTTCGAGGTCTCCCGCACCGTCGTCCGGGAGTCGCTGCGCGTCCTCGAGGCCAAGGGCCTGGTCAGCGCCAGGCCCAATGTCGGCACGCGCGTGCGGCCCGTCAGCGACTGGAACCTGCTGGACCCGGACATCATCGAGTGGCGGGCGTTCGGGCCGCAGCGCGACGACCAGCGCCGCGAACTCAGCGAGCTGCGCTGGACGATCGAGCCCCTCGCCGCCCGGCTCGCCGCGGGCCACGGCCGCGAGGAGGTGCAGCAGCGCCTCGCCGACATGGTCGAGATCATGGGCCACGCCCTGAGCCAGGGCGACGGGATCACCTTCTCCCGCGCCGACGCGGAGTTCCACTCGCTGCTCATCCAGCTCGCGAGCAACCGCATGCTGGAGCACCTGTCCGGCATCGTCTCGGCCGCGCTCCAGGTCTCGGGCGGTCCGATCACCGGCTGCGACCGCCCCACCGAGGCGTCCCTGGTGCACCACTCGCGGATCGTCGACGCCCTCGGGGCGGGCGACGGACCCGGTGCCGAGGCCGCCATGCGTCAGCTGCTCACCGTCCACCCGGAGGTGGAGCGCGTCGTGCCCGCCCCTCGCGAGCACTGACGGCCGGGTCTGCGTCCGTACGGCCGGCTCATGCGCCTCGCGGCTCGACCTCATCACTCCGTTGGCGCGGTGGCGTCGCCGGGTCTCTGCGGGTTCCTCGGGGATCCGGCAGAGACCCGGCGACGCGGTCGTTGCTGCCCGGAGGGCCGTCAGAGCTCGGGTCTGGACACCTCTGACCGTATCTGGCCGCTTTTGAGCGCTTACGCGGTGTGACTCGGGCCACGTAGATTGGGCGTAACGCTCCTCGGGGCAGCGCGATGACCTAAGAGGTGATAGCCGAGGAGGGAATACAGCAGTCGTTCGCGACGCTGTGTAGCTCCCCGGCCCCGCCTGCGCCGTCGGCCCATCCCCAGTCGTCGGTCGTCGGTCCTGGTCCACAATGGACGGGGCCGGAAGCCGTTTTCCAACGTTCCGAGAGGTTGTTCGTGTCGGCCAGCACATCCCGTACGCTCCCGCCGGAGATCGCCGAATCCGTCTCTGTCATGGCGCTCATCGAGCGGGGAAAGGCTGATGGGCAGATCGCTGGCGATGACGTGCGTCGTGCCTTCGAAGCTGACCAGATTCCGGCCACTCAGTGGAAGAACGTTCTGCGCAGCCTCAACCAGATCCTCGAGGAAGAGGGTGTGACGCTGATGGTCAGTGCCGCGGAGCCGAAACGCCCCCGCAAGAGCGTCGCAGCAAAGAGCCCGGCCAAGCGCACCGCGACCAAGACGGTCGCGGCCAAGGCGGCCACGGCCAAGCAGGCCACCGCGACCGCCGCCCCCGAGGCGTCGGCCGTGGATGACGCTGCTGAGGACGCGCCCGCGAAGAAGGTCGCTGCCAAGAAGACGACGGCGAAGAAGGCCGTCGCCAAGAAGACCGTCGCCAAGAAGGCGACGGCAAAGAAGAGTGCGTCCAAGCAGGACGACGAGATCCTGGACGACGAAGCCACCGAGGAGACGCCCGCCAAGGGCAAGCCCGGTGAGGGCGAGCCCGCGGAAGAGGGCGCCCAGGGCTTCGTGCTGTCCGACGAGGACGAGGACGACGCCCCGGCCCAGCAGGTCGCCGCGGCCGGTGCCACCGCCGACCCCGTCAAGGACTACCTGAAGCAGATCGGCAAGGTCCCGCTGCTCAACGCCGAGCAGGAGGTCGAGCTCGCCAAGCGCATCGAGGCCGGCCTGTTCGCCGAGGACAAGCTGGCGAACGCCGACAAGCTCGCCCCGAAGCTCAAGCGCGAGCTGGAGATCATCGCCGAGGACGGGCGCCGCGCCAAGAACCACCTCCTGGAGGCCAACCTCCGCCTGGTGGTCTCGCTGGCCAAGCGCTACACCGGTCGCGGCATGCTCTTCCTGGACCTCATCCAGGAGGGCAACCTCGGTCTGATCCGCGCGGTCGAGAAGTTCGACTACACCAAGGGCTACAAGTTCTCCACGTACGCCACCTGGTGGATCCGTCAGGCGATCACCCGCGCCATGGCCGACCAGGCCCGCACCATCCGTATCCCGGTGCACATGGTCGAGGTCATCAACAAGCTCGCGCGCGTGCAGCGCCAGATGCTCCAGGACCTGGGCCGTGAGCCCACCCCGGAGGAGCTGGCCAAGGAACTCGACATGACCCCGGAGAAGGTCATCGAGGTCCAGAAGTACGGCCGTGAGCCGATCTCCCTCCACACCCCCCTGGGTGAGGACGGCGACAGCGAGTTCGGTGACCTCATCGAGGACTCCGAGGCGGTCGTTCCGGCCGACGCGGTCAGCTTCACGCTCCTTCAGGAGCAGCTGCACTCCGTGCTCGACACGCTGTCCGAGCGTGAGGCGGGCGTGGTCTCCATGCGCTTCGGTCTCACGGACGGCCAGCCGAAGACGCTCGACGAGATCGGCAAGGTCTACGGAGTGACGCGTGAGCGCATCCGTCAGATCGAGTCGAAGACGATGTCGAAGCTGCGTCACCCGTCGCGTTCGCAGGTCCTGCGCGACTACCTCGACTAGTCACAGAGCTTCACGACTGGTCAACAGCGCTCCACAAGGAAGACCCGAGGCCTCACGTGAGGCCTCGGGTCTTCCGCTTTCCGATGGGTCCGCTTTTCCGATGGGTCCGCGCCGCCGCGGACGCGCGTGGCGAGGGTGCGCGGTGGGCCGCGCTGGATCACTGTGGGTGTTTCACGGGAACCCAGAGTGAGGAGTTCGCATGCCTCGTCCTTTCGCCCGCACCTTCACGGCGGCGTTGGCCCTTGTCGCCCCGGTGGCGGCGCTGCCGCTGGCCTCGGCTGCCCCCGCGGCGGCCGACAGCATCGTCATCGGGGGGAGTCCGGTCCGGGTGGCCGACAGTCCCTGGGTGGTGGCGCTGTCCAGCCGTGACCGGTTCGGGGGTACGCGCTCTGGGCAGTTCTGCGGAGGCGTGGTGGTCGGGCGTTCGACGGTCCTCACCGCGGCGCACTGTCTGGGAAAGGAAGTCCTGGGAGTACGGCTGAGCGAGATGAGTGACCTGAAGGTGGTCGCCGGCCGGGACGACCTGGGGACGTCGGAGGGCCGTGAGGTCCCGGTGCGCGACGCCTCGGTCAATCCGGAGTACGACAGCTACTCGAACCGCGGCGATGTCGCGGTGCTGTCGCTGGCCAGCCCGCTTCCACAGGGATACGTGATCCCCATGGCCGCTGCGGGCGATCAGGCGTACGAACCCGGCACGCGCGCGACGGTCTACGGGTGGGGTGACACAACGGGATCGGGCGCATACGCGGAGACGCTGCACTCCGCGCATGTGCGGGTATTGCCCGACTCGAAGTGCAAGGAGGCGTACCCGGGCAGTTCTGACGGAACGTACACGTCCGCATCCATGCTGTGTGCGGGGGAACTTGAGGGCGGGCGCGACGCCTGCCAGGGGGACAGCGGCGGACCGCTTGTCGCACGCGGACGGCTGATCGGCCTGGTGTCGTGGGGCAGCGGCTGCGGGCGTGCCGGGAGTCCGGGGGTCTATACGCGGATCTCGGGTGTCGCGCGGCAGATGTCGCTGCGGGGCTGAAACCACGGGAGTTGTCCGCGCGGGGAGTGTGGAGTGCCGCGAGGGGCGGCCGAGGAGGCGCCTGAGTGCCCCTGTGACGCGAGCGGGCGGCCGACCCTGGGGTTGGTAGGGTCGGCCGCCCGTTTACCGGCCTGGTGAGCGCCGGATGGCTCGTCGTGGGTGCGAGGAGTCAGCGATCCTCGTCGTTGGTCTCCGGGACGGCCGTCAGCCGCTCCGTCTCGTCCTGTATCTCAGCGGCGATCTTCTTGAGTTCCGGCTCGAACTTGCGGCCGTGGTGGGCGCAGAAGAGCAGTTCACCGCCGCTCAACAGGACGACGCGCAGGTATGCCTGGGCGCCGCAGCGGTCGCAGCGATCAGCGGCCGTCAGGGGGCTCGCGGGGGTCAGAACAGTAGTCACGTCGCCTCTTCTCTAGCTCGACGAGCTGTCGTACCAGGGTCAACATCCAACCAGGCCGAAAACGTTCCCGCTCGTGGCTTTTCCTCGAAGTTTTTTCCGAGGCGGCTGTCTGCTGCCGGTTGGCGGCGAATGTGCCGTATTACGTCTTTTACGTGTCGTACGGTTTCGCGCTGTCTGTCAGGTCGGTCGTCCGCCGGCTGGGTTGCC
This region includes:
- a CDS encoding FadR/GntR family transcriptional regulator, which encodes MSTLAHTMMTAARSADSGLAGPGDLDRYPYAEAPGADRVVAPSWDSADQDLGRVGRRTAGSRGRGLHGQLVQQLGQMIVSGDLGADRPLVPEEIGQRFEVSRTVVRESLRVLEAKGLVSARPNVGTRVRPVSDWNLLDPDIIEWRAFGPQRDDQRRELSELRWTIEPLAARLAAGHGREEVQQRLADMVEIMGHALSQGDGITFSRADAEFHSLLIQLASNRMLEHLSGIVSAALQVSGGPITGCDRPTEASLVHHSRIVDALGAGDGPGAEAAMRQLLTVHPEVERVVPAPREH
- a CDS encoding LEPR-XLL domain-containing protein → MGADRGAAQPRRLRPGGRTGGAARLRPRADPGGRCGARPLEDRVLLAGDGLLPAGVHRRRAAPRV
- a CDS encoding RNA polymerase sigma factor, whose amino-acid sequence is MFVSASTSRTLPPEIAESVSVMALIERGKADGQIAGDDVRRAFEADQIPATQWKNVLRSLNQILEEEGVTLMVSAAEPKRPRKSVAAKSPAKRTATKTVAAKAATAKQATATAAPEASAVDDAAEDAPAKKVAAKKTTAKKAVAKKTVAKKATAKKSASKQDDEILDDEATEETPAKGKPGEGEPAEEGAQGFVLSDEDEDDAPAQQVAAAGATADPVKDYLKQIGKVPLLNAEQEVELAKRIEAGLFAEDKLANADKLAPKLKRELEIIAEDGRRAKNHLLEANLRLVVSLAKRYTGRGMLFLDLIQEGNLGLIRAVEKFDYTKGYKFSTYATWWIRQAITRAMADQARTIRIPVHMVEVINKLARVQRQMLQDLGREPTPEELAKELDMTPEKVIEVQKYGREPISLHTPLGEDGDSEFGDLIEDSEAVVPADAVSFTLLQEQLHSVLDTLSEREAGVVSMRFGLTDGQPKTLDEIGKVYGVTRERIRQIESKTMSKLRHPSRSQVLRDYLD
- a CDS encoding serine protease, producing MPRPFARTFTAALALVAPVAALPLASAAPAAADSIVIGGSPVRVADSPWVVALSSRDRFGGTRSGQFCGGVVVGRSTVLTAAHCLGKEVLGVRLSEMSDLKVVAGRDDLGTSEGREVPVRDASVNPEYDSYSNRGDVAVLSLASPLPQGYVIPMAAAGDQAYEPGTRATVYGWGDTTGSGAYAETLHSAHVRVLPDSKCKEAYPGSSDGTYTSASMLCAGELEGGRDACQGDSGGPLVARGRLIGLVSWGSGCGRAGSPGVYTRISGVARQMSLRG
- a CDS encoding ATP-binding cassette domain-containing protein, with translation MIQAIGLTSNPRQELPPAVDDVSFEARTGRVTALLGAQGAGKTTALRLMLEIQQGRGVTYFRGRPLHRITHPSREVGVLLGEVPGHPGRTVRGQLRMLCAAAGVPVQRADDVLEVVGLVSLRDQRLGTLSRGMDRRLGLACALLADPHTLVLDAPADGLSAREAGWLHGILRAHAAQGGTVLFSTADPKEAARTADRVVTLDEGRLVADQEAGDFARTRLRPRVAVRSPHAARLGVLLSKEARAGQRSIEVVQEDGNRLSVYGSNCADIGETAFRHGILVHQLADEIGDAGPAAEPAAPGNEPDPEPARIPEPAPAPEPAPTPEPTAEAGIEASDTATAEAEVEAPADTHGNAETSTDIDAETSTETETETETETETETEATPAPKNAAKDLVPLTPLAPTVPAAVSLTALTTAPAPTTARLQQAPVPPSPLPPPISVRHARSPLRPLRYELRRAAGVSTGYLTTAVVLAVSAVLCVFLARSGHTAQPHLLAAWPQELPLPPAALGAGLLGALAFGEEFRHPALAADRGTVPRRLGLLSAKLIVSAATALLLSLLVLVSDAALLHLVYGEEIAKVPADWASLGASWVALVAGCAWAGVLAGGVFRSTTAGLAAVLAVPIVVVPLVQKALEGPSVRSAAGLPGRLRDLAMVQWPFGVERYLAGGVRMVAQPVGSALMLSLTTLLCAYLLTGMRNRVR